In Carya illinoinensis cultivar Pawnee chromosome 16, C.illinoinensisPawnee_v1, whole genome shotgun sequence, a single window of DNA contains:
- the LOC122299409 gene encoding mitochondrial intermembrane space import and assembly protein 40 homolog, whose product MGQVQSDVAAAVDEGEQFSPATLPDAQATPPPPSMESLIAGAGAEAASYGNNESESLDAKAQKALECPCIADLRNGQCGVQFSEAFFCYLKSTAEEKGSDCVHPFVTLQNCIKANPNAFSKGILEEGKVKEEEEPTHEYIRLPLWSRGSKSSKSNL is encoded by the exons ATGGGTCAAGTTCAGAGCGACGTCGCAGCGGCAGTAGATGAGGGAGAGCAGTTTTCCCCAGCAACATTACCCGATGCTCAGGCTACTCCTCCTCCCCCATCCATGGAGTCCCTTATTGCAG GTGCAGGTGCAG AAGCTGCGTCATATGGCAACAATGAGAGTGAG TCTCTTGATGCAAAGGCTCAGAAAGCATTAGAATGCCCTTGCATTGCTGACTTGCGAAATGGTCAATGTGGGGTCCAGTTTTCGGAGGCATTCTTTTGTTACCTCAAGAGTACTGCTGAGGAAAAG GGTTCAGACTGTGTGCATCCATTTGTGACTTTGCAGAACTGTATTAAAGCTAACCCCAATGCCTTTTCTAAAGGCATCTTAGAAGAGGGTAAAGttaaggaagaggaagagcCAACCCACGAGTACATCAGGCTCCCTCTATGGTCCAGAGGATCCAAAAGTTCAAAATCCAATCTCTAA
- the LOC122299408 gene encoding uncharacterized protein LOC122299408, which produces MENANAKVVGILENLMRSHSSVFNRKKSNDSPPDSPDPIPHLSALANSVVSRCSKILQVPTEDLQHCFETELPESVQNILTYARNFLEFCSYQALDLLIKSPDYLSDKEFRHLTYDMMLAWESPNVQSETPDKENASCSNEEVESDDGWSLFYSNSTTMAIQVDEKKTVGREAFARIAPVCAVVADIITVHNLFDALTSSSGHRLHFLVYDKYIRSLDKIIKSVKNAFASSIGNLQLSEGEIVIDVDGTVPTQPVLQHIGISAWPGRLTLTNNALYFESLGVGLYDQAIRYDLATDMKQVIKPELTGPLGARLFDKAVMYKSTSIAEPVYLEFPEFKGNSRRDYWLDVCLEILHAHRFIRKHNFKGIQKSEVLAKAIIGILRFRAVREAFNFSMSHYKTLLAFNLAESLPGGDTILETLSCRLALLNVGATQHNGTGTACAKRRSTLSLTKWQPTLSPVSLLTLDRLGFTLQKEANLDGEVVMVGEVCVGEINPLEMAVKQSVLETGRAEAAQATVDQVKVEGIDTNVAVMKELLFPVIESARRLQLLASWEDSSKSTVFLVLTGYTILRGWIRYMLPAIFFIMSILMLWRKHFNRGKTLETFRVTPPPNRNAVEQLLALQEAITQVEALIQAGNIILLKIRALLFAIPPQATDKVALLMVFMAAAFAFVPLRYIVLLVFLEFFTREMPYRKESSDRWVRRVKEWWVKIPAAPVQLLKVDNDKKKI; this is translated from the exons ATGGAGAATGCGAATGCAAAGGTGGTCGGGATTTTGGAGAACTTGATGAGAAGCCATTCTTCTGTATTCAATCGCAAAAAGTCGAATGACTCGCCACCCGATTCACCCGATCCAATTCCTCACCTCTCCGCTCTTGCAAATTCCGTCGTGTCTCGCTGTTCCAA GATCCTTCAAGTCCCCACTGAAGATTTACAGCACTGTTTTGAGACAGAGCTACCCGAGAGTGTACAAAATATCTTGACATATGCTAGGAATTTTCTGGAGTTTTGCTCGTATCAAGCACTTGATCTGTTGATTAAAAGTCCTGATTATTTGAGTGACAAGGAATTCCGTCATTTGACGTATGACATGATGCTTGCATGGGAATCTCCTAATGTTCAGAGTGAAACACCAGATAAA GAAAATGCTTCTTGTAGTAATGAGGAGGTAGAGAGTGACGATGGCTGGTcactattttattcaaattctaCGACTATGGCAATTCAG gttgatgagaagaaaactgtTGGCCGAGAGGCTTTTGCACGAATAGCTCCTGTTTGTGCTGTTGTTGCAGATATAATAACTGTTCACAATCTTTTCGATGCACTGACAAGTTCTTCAGGACATCGACTTCATTTTCTTGTATATGACAAATACATTCGAAGCCTTGACAA AATTATCAAGTCTGTAAAAAATGCATTCGCCTCTTCAATTGGAAATCTTCAGCTTTCTGAGGGGGAAATTGTCATTGATGTTGATGGTACTGTTCCAACTCAGCCGGTTCTTCAACACATTGGAATCTCTGCATGGCCTG GGCGATTGACACTGACCAACAATGCTCTGTACTTTGAGTCATTGGGAGTTGGGCTATATGATCAAGCCATTAGATATGATCTGGCAACAGACATGAAGCAAGTCATAAAACCTGAGTTGACTGGACCTCTGGGTGCTCGTCTTTTTGATAAAGCTGTGATGTACAAGTCAACAtctat AGCAGAGCCTGTTTATTTGGAGTTTCCCGAATTTAAAGGCAATTCTCGCCGTGACTATTGGTTGGATGTATGTCTTGAGATCCTGCATGCACACAGGTTTATTAGGAAACACAACTTTAAAGGGATTCAGAAATCAGAAGTACTTGCAAAGGCTATTATAGGCATACTCCGATTTCGTGCAGTTAGAGAAGCCTTCAACTTTTCCATGTCTCATTACAAAACCTTACTTGCCTTCAACCTGGCTGAAAGTCTTCCAGGGGGTGATACAATTTTGGAAACTTTGTCATGTCGCTTGGCACTTCTGAATGTTGGTGCCACCCAACATAATGGTACTGGGACTGCATGTGCAAAGCGACGGTCGACTCTGTCCCTGACAAAATGGCAGCCAACGTTGTCCCCAGTTTCACTTCTAACTCTAGATCGATTGGGATTCACATTACAAAAAGAGGCAAATCTAGATGGAGAAGTAGTAATGGTTGGAGAAGTTTGTGTCGGAGAGATAAATCCCTTGGAAATGGCAGTGAAACAGTCAGTATTAGAGACGGGGAGGGCTGAAGCTGCTCAGGCAACTGTGGACCAAGTGAAGGTGGAAGGAATTGATACAAATGTTGCTGTAATGAAG GAGCTACTGTTTCCAGTTATCGAGTCAGCTAGACGGCTTCAACTGTTGGCCTCATGGGAAGACTCTTCTAAATCAACAGTCTTTCTGGTGTTGACTGGCTACACTATTTTGAG GGGGTGGATCAGATACATGTTGCcagctattttttttatcatgtcGATTCTCATGCTCTGGCGCAAGCATTTTAATAGAGGGAAGACATTGGAAACCTTCAGAGTAACACCTCCCCCAAATAGAAATGCTGTAGAGCAGCTGCTGGCATTGCAAGAAGCCATCACTCAAGTTGAAGCACTAATTCAAGCTGGGAATATTATTCTCTTAAAGATAAGGGCTCTCTTATTTGCCATACCTCCACAG GCCACAGACAAGGTTGCTCTACTGATGGTTTTCATGGCTGCAGCATTTGCGTTTGTGCCTCTAAGATACATAGTTCTACTAGTATTTCTAGAGTTTTTCACAAGGGAAATGCCATATAGGAAAGAAAGCAGCGACAGGTGGGTTAGGCGGGTTAAAGAATGGTGGGTTAAAATTCCAGCTGCTCCCGTCCAGCTCCTTAAAGTTGATAACGACAAGAAAAAGATATGA
- the LOC122299410 gene encoding G patch domain and ankyrin repeat-containing protein 1 homolog, which produces MAMGGDSSSKDGSIDSSNIGFLLLKKHGWKEGTGLGASEQGRLEPVQAFLKNNKRGLGADKVKVAAKKSYVTAASNKKNDQKCKTLSKRTRKMQELEKQLQEKEFERTFYREFWPDNV; this is translated from the exons ATGGCCATGGGAGGAGACTCTTCCTCAAAAGATGGTTCCATTGACTCCTCCAACATTGGTTTTCtg CTATTGAAGAAACACGGTTGGAAAGAAGGTACCGGTCTTGGTGCTTCCGAGCAG GGTAGGTTGGAGCCTGTACAAGCATTTTTGAAGAATAATAAACGAGGCCTGGGAGCAGATAAAGTGAAGGTGGCAGCCAAGAAATCTTATGTCACTGCTGCAtctaacaagaaaaatgaccaG AAATGTAAGACACTCTCAAAGAGGACGAGGAAGATGCAGGAGCTGGAAAAGCAGTTGCAAGAGAAGGAATTTGAGCGGACCTTTTATAGGGAGTTTTGGCCGGATAATGTTTGA